The following is a genomic window from Bacillus paramycoides.
AATCAATATGTGAGGTATGATGAGTTCAGTGTTCAATTGTCCGCTTAGTTAATTTCTCATTTATTATATAAATTTTATATAACAAAGAAAAAAAGCATCCGCTATGGATGATGTACAGCGGTAGCTAGCTATTTTATTTAAATCAAAAGAAGTATCTCCTCAAGAAGGAGATACTTCTTTTTTATAGCTGTTATAAAGCCACCTATTACAGGTTTTCAACAAAATTCAAATAATCTTGAGCGCTTTTTTCCAATTCGCTTGTACCAGGCTCATTTTCTTCTTCTTCGTTTCCACCCGGCTTATTTTCTTTACCATAAAACGCAAAGTACGAACGATAATCTGCATTGCAATACAGGAATGTCGTTTTAAATGGAACTAATATTTGTTCAAGTGTATACTGATATCTTCCATTTTCACTATAATCTTCTTTTTTGATTCCTGCAGTTACACCCAAAGCAACTTTACGATTCTTTAATTTATCTCCTCCATTTGAACCATAAGCCCATCCATAAGTTAAAACATCGTCAAGCCATTTTTTGAGGAGAGGCGGACAATTAAACCAATGTATAGGGAACTGCAAAATCAGATTACCATGTGATTCAACCATTTTTTGTTCTTTTTGCACATCTATGTTTCCATCAGGGTAAACCTTAGACAATTCGTGAACAGTATACTTTTCCGGATATTTTTTCAGTTCTTCTACCCATCGCTTATTAATGACGGAAGTTTCTATGCTGGGATGTGTTACAATGACAAGGGTTTTCAAAGATTTGTCCTCCTTAAGTATTATTTATATCTTGATAATAAAGTGAACACTGTAAATATGTAAGTATGCACTTTAAGTACAGGTACTTACATAAAGGTGAGTATTAAATCATTTATAAAAATATTTATTCTATATGGGGGGACCAGAGAACCTATTACCCGCAAAGTAGAATAATTACATTCATGGGGACACCGTACGATGTACGAAAAGATGTCATTTTTTCATTATTCAAGAATAGGGCGCGATTGTTGAGCAAATACAGGTAGAAAAATGATTGAGCTTTTTTATAAAAAATTATTCACTAGCAACAAATAACCCAAGCACTTTGATCAAACTTTTTTCAAAATGTTTGGGTTTCTTCTGTTGAAAAATCAATTTTTGCAGCATGCTTTTGATTGGAAATTATTACAAACCAACAGCATTCACGGCAAGGTTATGCTTCCTTTAGGGGCAACTTTATGGCTAAAGTCACATACAGATTT
Proteins encoded in this region:
- a CDS encoding NAD(P)H-dependent oxidoreductase, which translates into the protein MKTLVIVTHPSIETSVINKRWVEELKKYPEKYTVHELSKVYPDGNIDVQKEQKMVESHGNLILQFPIHWFNCPPLLKKWLDDVLTYGWAYGSNGGDKLKNRKVALGVTAGIKKEDYSENGRYQYTLEQILVPFKTTFLYCNADYRSYFAFYGKENKPGGNEEEENEPGTSELEKSAQDYLNFVENL